The Medicago truncatula cultivar Jemalong A17 chromosome 4, MtrunA17r5.0-ANR, whole genome shotgun sequence genome includes a region encoding these proteins:
- the LOC11422497 gene encoding uncharacterized protein, with protein MSQPKVYDVFLSFRGDDGSAKFVSHLHSSLQNAGISVFRGDEIQQGDDISISLLRAIRHSRISIVVLSINYANSRWCMFELEKIMEIGRTGGLVVVPVLYEVDPSEVRHQEGQFGKALEDLILEISVDESTKSNWRRDLIDIGGKDGFIVTDSRNESADIKNIVEHVTRLLDKTDLFVVEYPVGVRSRVEDVTNLLNIQNSNDVLLLGIWGMGGLGKTTLAKAIYNQIGIKFEGRSFLLNIREVWETDTNQVSLQQQILCDVYKTTELKILDIESGKNLLKERLAQKRVLLVLDDVNKLDQLKALCGSRKWFGPGSRVIITTRDMRLLRSCRVDLVYTVVEMDERESLELFCWHAFKQPCPPEGFATHSRDVIVYSGGLPLALQVLGSYLSGCETTEWQKVLEKLKCIPHDQVQKKLKVSFDGLKDVTEKQIFFDIACFFIGMDKNDIIQILNGCGYFGDIGIEVLVQQSLVTVDIGNKLRMHDLLRDMGRQIVYEESPFHPEMRSRLWFREEVFDMLSNHKGTEAVKGLALEFPREVCLETKSFKKMNKLRLLRLAGVKLKGDFKYLSGDLKWLYWHGFPETYVPAEFQLGSLVVMELKYSKLKQIWNKSQMLENLKVLNLSHSLDLTETPDFSYMPNLEKLILEDCPSLSTVSHSIGSLHKILLINLTDCTGLRTLPKSIYKLKSLATLILSGCSMLDKLEDLEQMESLTTLIADKTAIPEVPSSLPKMYDVFLSFRGEDNRPRFISHLHSSLHSAGIYAFKDDDGIQRGDQISVSLGKAIEQSRISIVVLSTNYANSRWCMLELEKIMEVGRMNGRVVVPVFYDVDPSEVRHQKGRFGKAFEELLSTISVDESTYSNWRRQLFDIGGIAGFVLVGSRNESAAVKNIVEYVTRLLDRTELFVAEHPVGVEHRVQAATKLLNIQKSEDVLLLGIWGMGGTGKTTLAKAIYNQIGSKFEGRSFVLNIREFWETNTNLVSLQQKVLCDVYKTLTFKIRDIESGKNILKERLSQTSVLLVLDDVNKLDQLKALYGSREWFGPGSRIIITTRDKHLLSSCPVDVVYTIEEMDESESLKLFSWHAFKQSSPKEDFAKHSTDVIAYSGGLPLALEVIGSYLSDCKITTEWDSVLEKLKCIPHDEVQEKLKVSFHGLKHFTEKQIFLDIACFFIGMDKKDAIQILNGCGFFADDGIKVLVERALVTVDNENKLRMHDLLRDMGRQIIFEESPEDPEKRSRLWRHEEVFDILEKRKGTEGVKGLALEFPTRDCLETKAFKKMNKLRLLRLAGVKLKGDFKYLSGDLKWLYWHGFPETYIPAEFQLQSLVVMELKYSKLKQIWNNSQMLKNLKILNLSHSLDLTETPDFSYLPNLEKLVLKNCPSLSTVSQSIGSLQKILLINLRDCAGLRKLPRNIYKLKSLETLILSGCSMIDKLEEDVEQMESLTTLIADKTAITKVPFSIVRLKSIGYISFRGFEGFSRDVFPSLVWSWMSPSNNVISLVQTSVSMSSLGTSKDLQKLRILCVECRTDLQLTEEIARFLEVLKATNCENLEGSASSTTSEISDMYASPFIDDCPGQVCISGSKNHLLIRMGTKCHVSNIAEDSFLQTTDGTSDPSLLPCDDKFNRLIFSCNGCSIIFDVPTMKGSNLKSIMLFVVYYSSPENITSEGCKGMLIINYTKRTVLVYKRDTLTSFEDEDWQSITSNLEPGNKVEVMVVFAKGFFVKKTTLSLLYDEPVDKEMQRCFVVDEEDVIVSGNDDNNVSVSGGDNEAVHRFGKGFTVNRMLITKRADGLYADVMGLVQLILHDPDLPAEVVAEEIHAAEAECDTEQQVPPTDGQLEQQAEVVAPVGIGPALTQILDALRELKVDFVRLEQTVTSRLNAVEVRLEVLEDVITQIPRGSSSD; from the exons ATGTCTCAACCAAAGGTGTACGATGTGTTCTTGAGTTTCAGAGGGGACGACGGTAGTGCAAAATTCGTTTCACATCTGCATTCTTCTCTTCAAAATGCAGGGATTTCTGTTTTCAGAGGTGACGAGATTCAACAAGGAGATGATATCTCAATCTCACTGTTACGAGCAATTCGACACTCAAGAATTTCTATAGTTGTTTTGTCGATAAATTATGCTAATTCAAGATGGTGTATGTTTGAGTTGGAGAAGATCATGGAAATTGGAAGAACCGGTGGTCTGGTGGTTGTACCAGTCCTTTATGAGGTAGATCCATCAGAAGTACGTCATCAAGAAGGTCAGTTTGGAAAAGCTTTGGAAGATCTTATCTTAGAAATCTCAGTGGATGAATCCACAAAGAGTAATTGGAGAAGAGACCTCATTGATATTGGTGGCAAAGATGGGTTTATAGTCACAGATTCcag GAATGAAAGTGCAGATATCAAGAATATAGTTGAACATGTCACCCGTTTGCTAGATAAGACAGACTTATTTGTTGTTGAATATCCAGTCGGTGTCAGATCTCGAGTGGAAGATGTGACTAATTTACTAAATATCCAAAATTCAAATGATGTTTTACTTTTAGGGATCTGGGGAATGGGGGGCTTGGGCAAAACAACCCTTGCCAAAGCCATTTATAATCAAATTGGTATCAAATTTGAGGGAAGGAGCTTTCTTCTAAACATTAGGGAAGTTTGGGAGACAGATACTAATCAAGTTTCTCTACAGCAACAAATACTTTGTGATGTTTACAAAACAACAGAACTCAAGATACTTGACATTGAATCAGGGAAAAATTTATTGAAGGAAAGACTTGCTCAGAAAAGGGTACTTCTTGTGCTTGATGATGTGAATAAACTGGACCAACTAAAGGCTTTGTGTGGAAGCCGCAAATGGTTTGGTCCGGGGAGTAGAGTAATCATCACAACAAGAGATATGCGTCTTCTTAGATCGTGTAGAGTTGATCTAGTGTATACAGTAGTAGAAATGGATGAGAGGGAATCTCTTGAGCTTTTTTGCTGGCATGCATTTAAGCAACCATGTCCGCCAGAAGGTTTTGCTACACATTCAAGAGATGTGATAGTATATTCCGGGGGATTGCCACTAGCACTTCAAGTTCTTGGGTCCTATTTGTCTGGCTGTGAAACAACAGAGTGGCAGAAAGTTTTGGAGAAACTCAAATGTATTCCTCATGATCAAGTACAGAAGAAGCTGAAAGTAAGCTTTGATGGTTTAAAAGATGTTACAGAGAAACAAATATTCTTTGATATTGCTTGTTTCTTTATCGGGATGGACAAAAATgatataatacaaatattaaatgGGTGTGGATATTTTGGTGATATTGGAATTGAAGTCCTTGTACAACAGTCCCTTGTAACTGTTGACATTGGGAACAAGCTTAGAATGCATGATTTGTTGAGAGACATGGGAAGGCAAATAGTTTATGAGGAATCACCATTTCATCCTGAGATGCGCAGTAGGTTGTGGTTCCGTGAGGAAGTGTTTGATATGTTATCAAATCACAAG GGAACAGAAGCTGTTAAGGGTCTGGCTTTGGAGTTTCCAAGAGAAGTTTGTCTGGAAACCAAATCAtttaagaagatgaataaacTCAGATTGCTTCGCCTTGCTGGGGTGAAGCTTAAAGGAGATTTTAAATATCTTTCAGGAGATCTGAAGTGGCTGTACTGGCATGGATTTCCAGAAACCTACGTTCCTGCAGAATTTCAGCTAGGAAGTCTAGTTGTTATGGAATTAAAATATAGTAAGCTTAAACAAATATGGAATAAGAGCCAG aTGCTAGAGAATCTAAAAGTTCTTAATCTCAGCCATTCTCTTGATTTGACTGAAACACCAGACTTTTCATACATGCCAAATCTTGAAAAGCTTATACTCGAAGACTGTCCAAGTTTGTCTACGGTCTCCCATAGCATTGGATCTCTGCATAAAATTCTTCTGATAAATTTGACAGACTGCACAGGTCTTCGGACACTTCCGAAAAGCATCTATAAATTAAAATCTCTTGCAACTTTGATTCTTTCTGGATGTTCTATGCTTGACAAATTGGAGGACTTGGAACAGATGGAATCATTGACAACCTTGATTGCAGATAAGACTGCTATACCAGAAGTGCCCTCTTCACTG CCAAAGATGTACGATGTGTTCTTGAGTTTCAGAGGGGAAGACAATCGTCCAAGGTTCATATCACATCTCCATTCCTCTCTTCACAGTGCAGGGATTTATGCTTTCAAAGACGACGATGGGATTCAACGAGGAGATCAAATCTCGGTCTCACTGGGGAAAGCAATTGAACAGTCTAGAATTTCTATCGTTGTTTTGTCTACAAATTATGCTAATTCAAGATGGTGTATGTTAGAGTTGGAGAAGATCATGGAAGTTGGCAGAATGAACGGTCGGGTGGTTGTGCCAGTCTTCTATGATGTAGATCCCTCAGAAGTACGACATCAGAAAGGTCGGTTTGGAAAAGCTTTTGAAGAACTTTTATCAACTATCTCAGTGGATGAATCCACATATAGTAATTGGAGAAGACAACTCTTTGATATTGGTGGCATAGCTGGGTTTGTACTAGTAGGTTCCAG GAATGAAAGTGCAGCTGTAAAGAATATTGTTGAATATGTCACTCGTTTGCTGGATAGGACAGAGTTATTCGTTGCTGAACATCCAGTAGGAGTAGAACATCGTGTGCAAGCTGCAACTAAGCTATTGAACATCCAAAAATCAGAAGATGTTTTACTTCTAGGGATTTGGGGTATGGGGGGTACGGGTAAAACAACCCTTGCCAAAGCCATTTATAATCAAATTGGTAGCAAATTTGAGGGAAGGAGCTTTGTTCTAAATATCAGGGAATTTTGGGAGACAAATACCAATCTAGTTTCTCTACAGCAAAAGGTACTTTGTGATGTTTACAAAACATTAACATTCAAGATACGTGACATAGAATCAGGGAAAAATATATTGAAGGAAAGACTTTCCCAGACTAGTGTACTTCTTGTGCTAGATGATGTGAATAAATTGGACCAGCTAAAGGCATTGTATGGAAGCCGTGAATGGTTTGGTCCGGGGAGTAGAATTATCATCACAACGAGAGATAAGCATCTTCTTAGTTCGTGTCCAGTTGATGTAGTGTATACAATAGAAGAAATGGATGAAAGTGAATCTCTCAAGCTTTTCAGTTGGCATGCATTCAAGCAATCAAGTCCAAAAGAAGATTTTGCTAAACATTCAACAGATGTGATTGCATATTCTGGGGGATTGCCACTAGCACTTGAAGTCATTGGGTCATATTTGTCTGATTGTAAAATAACAACAGAGTGGGATAGTGTTTTGGAGAAACTCAAATGTATTCCTCATGATGAAGTACAGGAGAAACTAAAAGTAAGCTTTCATGGTTTAAAACATTTTACAGAGAAACAAATATTTCTTGATATAGCTTGTTTCTTTATTGGGATGGACAAAAAGGATGCGATCCAAATATTGAATGGGTGTGGGTTTTTTGCTGATGATGGAATTAAAGTCCTTGTTGAGAGAGCCCTTGTAACTGTTGACAATGAGAACAAACTTAGAATGCATGATTTGTTGAGAGACATGGGAAGGCAAATCATTTTTGAGGAATCACCAGAAGATCCTGAGAAGCGCAGTAGATTGTGGCGGCATGAGGAAGTGTTTGATATATTAGAAAAGCGTAAG ggAACAGAAGGTGTCAAGGGACTGGCTTTGGAGTTTCCAACAAGAGATTGTTTGGAAACAAAagcatttaagaaaatgaataaactCAGATTACTTCGCCTTGCTGGGGTGAAGCTTAAAGGAGATTTTAAATATCTTTCAGGAGATCTGAAGTGGCTGTACTGGCATGGATTTCCAGAAACCTACATTCCTGCAGAATTTCAGCTACAAAGTCTAGTTGTTATGGAATTAAAATATAGTAAGCTTAAACAAATATGGAATAACAGCCAg ATgctaaaaaatctaaaaattctTAATCTTAGTCATTCTCTGGATTTGACTGAAACCCCAGACTTTTCCTACTTACCTAATCTTGAAAAGCTCGTGCTCAAAAACTGTCCAAGTTTGTCTACGGTCTCCCAAAGCATTGGATCTCTACAAAAAATTCTTCTGATAAATTTGAGAGACTGCGCAGGTCTTCGGAAACTTCCAAGAAACATCTACAAGTTAAAATCTCTAGAAACTTTGATTCTTTCAGGATGTTCCATGATTGACAAATTGGAGGAGGACGTGGAACAGATGGAATCATTGACAACCTTGATTGCGGATAAGACTGCTATAACAAAAGTGCCATTTTCAATAGTAAGATTGAAAAGTATTGGATATATTTCTTTTCGTGGCTTTGAAGGATTTTCACGTGATGTATTCCCTTCTCTTGTTTGGTCTTGGATGTCGCCATCAAATAATGTGATATCCCTTGTTCAAACATCTGTGTCCATGTCATCACTTGGTACTTCCAAGGACCTTCAAAAACTTCGAATTCTTTGCGTGGAATGTCGTACAGATCTACAACTAACTGAAGAAATAGCAAGATTTTTGGAGGTATTAAAAGCCACAAATTGTGAGAACTTGGAAGGAAGTGCAAGTTCAACTACATCAGAGATCTCTGATATGTATGCTTCTCCCTTTATTGATGATTGCCCTGGTCAAGTTTGCATTTCAGGGTCAAAGAATCACCTCTTAATTCGAATGGGAACAAAATGCCATGTCTCTAATATTGCTGAAGACAGTTTTCTACag ACTACAGACGGGACTTCAGATCCATCTTTGCTCCCATGTGACGATAAATTTAATCGGTTAATCTTCAGTTGTAACGGTTGTTCTATAATATTTGATGTCCCAACAATGAAGGGGAGTAACCTGAAGAGTATAATGTTGTTCGTTGTCTATTACTCTTCCCCAGAAAACATAACATCAGAAGGTTGCAAAGGTATGTTAATCATAAATTACACAAAGAGAACCGTTctggtttataaaagagatacACTAACCTCCTTTGAGGACGAGGATTGGCAGAGCATAACATCAAATCTAGAACCTGGTAACAAAGTGGAGGTTATGGTTGTTTTTGCGAAGGGTTTCTTTGTTAAGAAGACTACATTATCTCTCTTATATGATGAACCAGTCGACAAAGAAATGCAACGTTGTTTTGTAGTAGACGAGGAGGATGTTATTGTTTCTGGCAATGACGATAATAATGTTAGTGTTTCTGGAGGTGATAATGAAGCCGTGCACCGCTTTGGTAAAGGGTTCACTGTGAACCGCATGTTGATTACCAAACGCGCTGATGGGTTGTATGCTGATGTCATGGGACTGGTACAACTAATACTACATGACCCTGACCTGCCTGCAGAGGTAGTAGCCGAGGAGATTCATGCAGCCGAAGCAGAGTGTGATACGGAGCAGCAGGTTCCTCCAACTGATGGTCAGCTTGAGCAGCAGGCAGAAGTAGTAGCACCTGTGGGCATTGGACCGGCCTTAACTCAGATTTTGGATGCTCTCAGAGAGCTCAAAGTTGATTTTGTCCGACTAGAGCAGACTGTTACTTCTAGGTTGAATGCAGTAGAGGTcagattagaggtacttgaggATGTCATTACCCAAATACCGCGTGGGTCGAGTTCTGACTAA